One window from the genome of Serinibacter salmoneus encodes:
- a CDS encoding DEAD/DEAH box helicase, producing the protein MTDASMPSTHFSDLGLPEDLLGAVSALGFTTPTPIQEQAVPALLSGRDIVGVAQTGTGKTAAFGLPLLAAIDTSRRGQQALVLTPTRELAIQVADAISSFVPRGSGIEVVSIYGGSSFVPQLRGLRSGAQVVVGTPGRVIDMIERGALDAASLRFVVLDEADEMLRMGFAEDVETILTDTPEDVQVALFSATMPAPIRRVADTHLTNPVEISIARQSTPIASVTQSYAIVPFRNKVEALTRVLALSDTDAAIVFVRTRDAAEEVGLALAGAGVSVASISGDVAQRDRERIVERLRGGEVDVLVATDVAARGLDVERIGLVVNFDIPREGETYVHRIGRTGRAGRTGEALTFVTPKEKGKLRQIERTTGGKIAERRIPTRSDVMEHQVAKVLERAQARLGGAPLTRSTAALAAHTERTGTEVGDLAAALLALLMGDDGAPVTEEVDLADRAERGDRFERGERHDRFERGGRSDRGHDRAGRDRGGRERAHRGGQDTGNRYRIAVGHRDGVTPQGIVGAITGEGGLRGSEIGKIDIFPSFSLVEIPLGLESDAQRRIAAASLAGRQLKIRSDSGPPNRGSFRGDRGDRGDRGFRADRSERPARRRFSDA; encoded by the coding sequence GTGACTGACGCATCCATGCCCTCGACCCATTTCTCCGACCTCGGACTGCCCGAGGACCTGCTGGGCGCCGTCTCGGCTCTCGGTTTCACCACACCGACCCCGATCCAGGAGCAGGCCGTGCCGGCGCTGCTGTCCGGGCGCGACATCGTCGGCGTGGCGCAGACCGGGACCGGCAAGACGGCCGCCTTCGGTCTGCCCCTGCTCGCCGCGATCGACACCTCCCGACGCGGCCAGCAGGCGCTCGTGCTCACCCCCACCCGTGAGCTCGCGATCCAGGTCGCTGACGCCATCTCCTCCTTCGTGCCGCGCGGCAGCGGCATCGAGGTCGTCTCCATCTACGGCGGTTCGAGCTTCGTGCCGCAGCTGCGCGGTCTGCGCTCCGGCGCGCAGGTGGTGGTCGGGACCCCCGGCCGCGTGATCGACATGATCGAGCGTGGCGCCCTGGACGCCGCCTCCCTGCGCTTCGTGGTGCTGGACGAGGCCGACGAGATGCTCCGGATGGGCTTCGCCGAGGACGTCGAGACGATCCTCACCGACACCCCCGAGGATGTGCAGGTGGCGCTCTTCTCCGCCACCATGCCCGCCCCGATCCGCCGGGTGGCGGACACGCACCTGACGAACCCGGTCGAGATCTCCATCGCCCGGCAGTCCACCCCGATCGCCTCGGTGACGCAGAGTTACGCCATCGTGCCGTTCCGCAACAAGGTCGAGGCGCTGACCCGCGTGCTCGCCCTGTCCGACACCGATGCCGCCATCGTGTTCGTGCGCACCCGGGACGCCGCCGAGGAGGTGGGCCTCGCGCTCGCCGGCGCCGGCGTCTCCGTGGCCTCCATCTCCGGTGACGTGGCCCAGCGCGACCGCGAGCGGATCGTCGAGCGCCTGCGTGGCGGCGAGGTCGACGTGCTGGTGGCCACCGATGTCGCGGCCCGCGGCCTCGACGTGGAGCGCATCGGCCTCGTGGTCAACTTCGACATCCCCCGCGAGGGCGAGACCTACGTGCACCGCATCGGCCGCACCGGCCGCGCCGGTCGCACCGGTGAGGCGCTCACCTTCGTCACCCCGAAGGAGAAGGGGAAGCTGCGTCAGATCGAACGCACCACGGGTGGGAAGATCGCCGAGCGCCGCATCCCCACGCGCAGCGACGTCATGGAGCATCAGGTCGCCAAGGTGCTCGAGCGCGCGCAGGCCCGCCTCGGTGGTGCTCCCCTGACCCGTTCCACCGCCGCGCTGGCGGCGCACACCGAGCGCACCGGCACCGAGGTCGGCGACCTCGCGGCCGCGCTCCTCGCCCTGCTCATGGGCGACGACGGCGCACCGGTCACCGAGGAGGTCGACCTCGCCGACCGGGCCGAGCGCGGTGACCGGTTCGAACGCGGCGAGCGCCATGACCGCTTCGAGCGCGGCGGCCGCTCCGACCGTGGGCACGATCGTGCGGGTCGGGACCGCGGCGGACGCGAGCGCGCTCACCGTGGCGGGCAGGACACCGGCAACCGCTACCGCATTGCCGTGGGCCACCGCGACGGCGTGACTCCCCAGGGCATCGTGGGCGCGATCACCGGTGAGGGCGGCCTGCGCGGTTCCGAGATCGGCAAGATCGACATCTTCCCGAGCTTCTCCCTCGTCGAGATCCCGTTGGGCCTGGAGTCCGACGCGCAGCGGCGGATCGCCGCGGCGTCCCTCGCGGGCCGGCAGCTGAAGATCCGCTCCGACTCGGGTCCGCCCAACCGCGGCTCCTTCCGGGGTGACCGGGGCGATCGTGGCGACCGTGGGTTCCGCGCGGACCGCAGTGAGCGGCCCGCTCGGCGTCGTTTCAGCGACGCCTGA
- a CDS encoding GNAT family N-acetyltransferase, translating into MRPPIATLPPAWRRDRLVLADLPQFTELTGDDEGVLLAQRARRGATIAGRGSPPRLQELLAAYLNTHPGVFVRRLSVTSGTRVPTAQRRALGLRHVSDWAWMWTEEAPAPNPNADRVRRADLTREAEALRATVDEVNPRSDADPEGPDEIVWWVVDGADGSPDGVIGAVREGGYVPGSHSWHLHGVAVRDRARGQGLGTALVTVATREALADGAAWVSLGLYAENHRARAIYERLGFHELGLVTSYTHASVRARSRVGVRAVYPDRALPEQPRLRSVETAALRWEVEDST; encoded by the coding sequence GTGAGACCGCCGATCGCCACGCTTCCCCCGGCTTGGCGGCGCGATCGGCTGGTCCTGGCGGACCTGCCCCAGTTCACCGAGTTGACGGGCGACGACGAGGGCGTGCTGCTGGCGCAGCGCGCCCGGCGCGGTGCCACGATCGCCGGGCGCGGGAGCCCGCCACGGCTGCAGGAGCTCCTGGCGGCCTACCTCAACACCCATCCCGGGGTGTTCGTCCGGCGCCTCTCGGTGACCAGCGGCACGCGTGTCCCCACGGCGCAGCGCCGGGCGCTGGGTCTGCGGCACGTCTCGGACTGGGCCTGGATGTGGACCGAGGAGGCACCTGCACCCAACCCGAATGCCGACCGCGTCCGGCGCGCCGACCTCACCCGCGAGGCGGAGGCCCTGCGGGCCACCGTGGACGAGGTCAACCCGCGCTCCGACGCCGACCCCGAGGGGCCGGACGAGATCGTGTGGTGGGTGGTGGACGGCGCCGACGGCTCCCCGGACGGCGTGATCGGTGCGGTCCGCGAGGGCGGGTACGTTCCCGGCAGCCACAGCTGGCACCTGCACGGCGTGGCCGTGCGGGACCGCGCCCGCGGGCAGGGCCTGGGCACGGCCCTGGTGACCGTGGCCACCCGGGAGGCGCTGGCCGACGGCGCGGCATGGGTCTCCCTCGGCCTGTACGCCGAGAACCACCGGGCCCGGGCGATATACGAGCGGCTCGGATTCCACGAGCTCGGCCTCGTCACCAGTTATACCCACGCCAGCGTGCGCGCCCGCTCCCGGGTGGGCGTGCGGGCGGTGTACCCGGACCGCGCATTGCCCGAGCAACCACGCCTGCGCAGCGTCGAGACCGCCGCGCTGCGCTGGGAGGTGGAGGACTCGACCTAG
- a CDS encoding DUF349 domain-containing protein: MTNETPDSQNAPSAPAAPDAEQSAPAARPGPRPGPRPGPRPTPAAMPQRPSAPAPGGSSPAPAAVTVVPVADEQAEIREAAAFGSVAPDGTVSVRDGESERVVGQFTDAETAQALDLYVRRYLDLKAQVLLLEQRLPTLTPKEAAATLASLTEQLLEPAAVGDLPALRARLEALSGEIAARAEAAAAERAEAKAEATAAREAIVTQLEELVSTDPERMQWRDATSRIGELLQQWKTAQRTGPRIDRGVEDALWKRFSKARTSFDKARRAHFADLDRRNADAHDVKAALVERAEALSSSTDWRETSSAYRDLMDAWRAAPRGNRRDDDQLWARFKKAQDVFFAARTAQNAAVDAEYQANLEVKLGLLERAEALLPISADEDLGATKSALRDIQDAWDEAGKVPREAMHDVERRLRAVERALRDAEAEQMRRSDPEVKARVEGASAALVDSIAALQAELAAAREAGDTKAAQEAERALETRKGWLAAVQGAQR; this comes from the coding sequence GTGACCAACGAGACCCCCGACTCCCAGAACGCCCCGAGTGCACCTGCTGCACCGGACGCCGAGCAGTCGGCCCCCGCGGCGCGACCCGGCCCGCGGCCCGGACCGCGCCCCGGACCGCGCCCCACGCCCGCCGCGATGCCCCAACGGCCCTCCGCACCCGCACCCGGCGGGTCGAGCCCGGCCCCGGCTGCGGTGACGGTGGTGCCGGTGGCCGACGAGCAGGCAGAGATCCGTGAGGCGGCAGCCTTCGGATCGGTGGCCCCGGACGGCACGGTGTCGGTGCGCGACGGCGAGAGCGAGCGCGTGGTCGGGCAGTTCACCGATGCGGAGACCGCCCAGGCACTGGACCTGTACGTGCGCCGCTACCTGGACCTCAAGGCCCAGGTGCTGCTCCTGGAGCAGCGGCTGCCCACGCTCACGCCCAAGGAGGCGGCCGCCACGTTGGCCTCGCTCACCGAGCAACTCCTCGAACCCGCCGCGGTGGGCGACCTGCCGGCGCTGCGTGCCCGGCTGGAGGCGCTCTCCGGTGAGATCGCGGCGCGCGCGGAGGCCGCGGCCGCGGAGCGGGCCGAGGCGAAGGCCGAGGCCACCGCGGCACGCGAGGCGATCGTCACCCAGCTCGAGGAACTCGTGAGCACCGACCCCGAGCGGATGCAGTGGCGCGACGCCACCAGCCGGATCGGTGAACTCCTCCAGCAGTGGAAGACGGCGCAACGGACCGGTCCGCGCATCGACCGCGGGGTGGAGGACGCGCTGTGGAAGCGGTTCTCGAAGGCCCGCACGTCCTTCGACAAGGCGCGCCGCGCACACTTCGCCGATCTGGATCGGCGCAACGCCGATGCACACGACGTGAAGGCCGCCCTGGTCGAACGTGCCGAGGCGCTCTCCTCCTCCACCGACTGGCGGGAGACCTCCTCCGCCTACCGCGACCTGATGGACGCCTGGCGCGCCGCGCCACGGGGCAACCGGCGTGACGACGACCAGCTCTGGGCCCGCTTCAAGAAGGCGCAGGACGTGTTCTTCGCCGCACGCACCGCGCAGAACGCCGCGGTGGACGCCGAGTACCAGGCGAACCTCGAGGTCAAGCTCGGCCTCCTCGAGCGCGCCGAGGCGCTGCTTCCCATCTCCGCGGATGAGGACCTGGGCGCCACCAAGTCGGCATTGCGCGACATCCAGGACGCCTGGGACGAGGCCGGGAAGGTCCCGCGCGAGGCGATGCACGACGTCGAGCGCCGGCTGCGTGCCGTGGAGCGCGCGTTGCGTGATGCGGAAGCAGAGCAGATGCGGCGCAGTGATCCCGAGGTCAAGGCCCGGGTGGAAGGCGCCTCGGCAGCGCTCGTGGACTCCATCGCGGCGCTTCAGGCCGAGCTCGCGGCCGCCCGTGAGGCCGGGGACACCAAGGCCGCGCAGGAGGCCGAGCGCGCCCTGGAGACCCGCAAGGGATGGCTGGCTGCCGTCCAGGGCGCCCAGCGCTGA
- the rpsD gene encoding 30S ribosomal protein S4, with protein MASSRARNQVRLSRALGIPLTPKAQRAFEKRPYPPGEHGRARKRQDSDYAVRLKEKQRLRAQYGMREAQFRNTFEDARRHPGLTGDTFVELLERRLDALVLRSGFARTTAQARQAVVHRHVLVDGKIVDRPSFRVKPGQTIQIKPRSQTMVPFQIAAAGAHRDVLPAVPGYLEVNLEKLRATLVREPKRAEVPVTADVQLIVELYAR; from the coding sequence ATGGCATCCAGCCGCGCCCGCAACCAGGTGCGCCTCTCGCGCGCCCTCGGCATCCCGCTGACCCCGAAGGCGCAGCGCGCCTTCGAGAAGCGCCCCTACCCGCCCGGGGAGCACGGTCGCGCCCGCAAGCGCCAGGACTCCGACTACGCCGTCCGGTTGAAGGAGAAGCAGCGTCTGCGCGCCCAGTACGGCATGCGCGAGGCGCAGTTCCGCAACACCTTCGAGGACGCGCGCCGTCACCCGGGTCTGACCGGTGACACGTTCGTGGAGCTGCTCGAGCGCCGCCTCGACGCCCTCGTGCTGCGTTCCGGCTTCGCCCGCACCACCGCCCAGGCCCGCCAGGCCGTCGTGCACCGTCACGTGCTGGTGGACGGCAAGATCGTGGACCGTCCCTCCTTCCGCGTGAAGCCGGGCCAGACCATCCAGATCAAGCCGCGCAGCCAGACGATGGTGCCGTTCCAGATCGCCGCCGCCGGCGCGCACCGCGATGTGCTGCCCGCCGTCCCGGGTTACCTCGAGGTCAACCTGGAGAAGCTGCGCGCCACGCTGGTGCGCGAGCCCAAGCGCGCCGAGGTCCCCGTGACCGCCGACGTGCAGCTGATCGTCGAGCTCTACGCCCGCTGA
- the hisS gene encoding histidine--tRNA ligase, with the protein MARIAPLSGFPEWLPEQRIVEQRVLERIAHTFELHGFASVHTRAVEPLERLLSKGETSKEVYVLDRLQATEGEAAADQKDRLGLHFDLTVPFARYVLENAGKLTFPFKRYQIQPVWRGERPQEGRFREFWQADIDVVGDGELPFHLEVDVALVAGRALAALAEFGLPEVRILVNNRRLAEGFYRTIGLGDVAETLRIVDKLAKIGADGVAAALRERLGASEAAIQACLALAELRGGVEVLEQVRALAQRARADEPATGDEDAAQALLEQGLGELGSLLRECERRAPGLVQADLSVARGLDYYTGSVYETVLVGHEGLGSICSGGRYDALASDGGRTFPGVGISIGVSRVLSRLFAQDLVSVSRSVPTAVLVAVTDEAGRAHSTAVADALRARGIPADVTPNAAKFGKQIRYADRRGIPFVWFPGDSTTEAGDLIGQVKDIRSGEQVDADATTWEPPAADRWPSVSAASAG; encoded by the coding sequence ATGGCTCGCATCGCACCCCTGTCCGGATTCCCCGAATGGCTCCCCGAGCAACGCATCGTGGAGCAGCGCGTGCTGGAGCGCATTGCCCACACCTTCGAGTTGCACGGTTTCGCGAGCGTGCACACCCGCGCGGTGGAGCCGCTGGAGCGGCTGTTGAGCAAGGGGGAGACCTCCAAGGAGGTCTATGTCCTGGACCGCCTGCAGGCCACGGAGGGGGAGGCGGCCGCCGACCAGAAGGACCGCCTCGGCCTGCACTTCGACCTCACGGTCCCGTTCGCTCGCTACGTCCTGGAGAACGCCGGGAAGCTCACCTTCCCGTTCAAGCGCTACCAGATCCAGCCGGTCTGGCGCGGCGAACGCCCGCAGGAGGGCCGGTTCCGGGAATTCTGGCAGGCGGACATCGACGTGGTCGGCGACGGCGAGCTGCCCTTCCACCTCGAGGTGGATGTGGCGCTGGTGGCGGGCCGGGCACTTGCGGCACTGGCGGAGTTCGGGTTGCCCGAGGTGCGCATCCTGGTCAACAACCGTCGCCTCGCGGAGGGCTTCTACCGCACCATCGGCCTGGGCGACGTCGCCGAGACGCTGCGCATCGTGGACAAGTTGGCGAAGATCGGGGCGGACGGCGTGGCCGCCGCGCTGCGCGAGAGGCTCGGCGCGAGCGAGGCGGCCATCCAGGCATGCCTGGCGCTGGCTGAGCTCCGGGGCGGAGTCGAGGTGCTCGAGCAGGTGCGGGCACTCGCGCAGCGGGCGAGGGCGGACGAGCCCGCGACCGGGGACGAGGATGCCGCGCAGGCCCTCCTGGAGCAGGGCCTGGGCGAGTTGGGCTCCCTGCTGCGGGAGTGCGAGCGGCGCGCGCCGGGACTCGTCCAGGCCGACCTCTCCGTGGCCCGTGGCCTGGACTACTACACCGGGTCGGTGTACGAGACCGTCCTGGTGGGGCACGAGGGGCTCGGGTCGATCTGTTCGGGCGGTCGGTACGACGCACTCGCCTCCGACGGCGGGCGCACGTTCCCCGGGGTCGGGATCAGCATCGGGGTCTCGCGCGTGCTGTCGCGGTTGTTCGCTCAGGACCTGGTCTCGGTGTCCCGGTCGGTCCCCACCGCGGTGCTGGTGGCGGTGACGGACGAGGCGGGGCGCGCGCACTCGACCGCCGTGGCGGATGCGTTGCGGGCGCGGGGGATCCCCGCTGACGTGACCCCGAATGCCGCGAAGTTCGGCAAGCAGATCCGGTACGCGGACCGGCGGGGCATCCCGTTCGTCTGGTTCCCCGGGGACTCCACGACTGAGGCGGGTGACCTGATCGGCCAGGTGAAGGACATCCGCAGCGGTGAGCAGGTGGATGCCGACGCCACCACGTGGGAGCCGCCGGCGGCGGACCGGTGGCCGAGCGTGAGCGCGGCGTCGGCAGGCTGA
- the aspS gene encoding aspartate--tRNA ligase — MLRTHHAGDLRASDIGTTVTLTGWVDRRRDHGGVAFLDLRDASGIAQVVVRDEEVAHPLRAEWVLQITGVVAQRPAGNANPNLATGEIEVIAEDVVVLNTAAALPFQVSTALDAAESNEIGEEARLRYRYLDLRRPAPAHAMRLRAKVNQAARRVLDAQGFIEIETPTLTHSTPEGARDFLVPARLAPGSWYALPQSPQLFKQLLMVGGMERYYQIARCYRDEDFRADRQPEFTQLDVEASFVDQDDIIALTESLLREIWALIDVDLSTPIPRMTYADAMARYGSDKPDLRFGLELTELTAYFADTPFRVFQAPYVGAVVQPGGAATPRRGFDAWQEWAKQRGAKGLAYVTVAEDGTLGGPVAKNLSESEREGLAAAVGAEPGDAVFFAAGAVAASRALLGAARLEIGKRAGLIDEDAWSFVWVVDAPLFKPTGEDDDVAVGDGAWTAVHHAFTSPTPEWIDTFESDPGNALAYAYDIVCNGNEIGGGSIRIHRRDVQERVFAVMGIGEQEAREKFGWLLDAFAFGAPPHGGIAFGWDRIVALLTRSASIRDVIAFPKSGGGFDPLTGAPAPITAQQRKEAGVDARPPQQGHGEPTQDDQQVASAGGAGA; from the coding sequence GTGCTCCGCACCCACCATGCAGGCGACCTGCGCGCATCCGACATCGGCACCACCGTCACCCTGACCGGGTGGGTGGATCGCCGTCGCGACCACGGGGGAGTGGCGTTCCTCGATCTGCGGGATGCCTCCGGGATCGCCCAGGTCGTGGTGCGCGACGAGGAGGTGGCCCACCCGCTACGCGCCGAGTGGGTGCTGCAGATCACCGGAGTCGTCGCGCAGCGTCCGGCCGGCAACGCCAACCCCAACCTCGCCACCGGTGAGATCGAGGTCATCGCCGAGGATGTGGTGGTCCTCAACACCGCCGCGGCGCTCCCGTTCCAGGTCTCCACCGCGCTGGACGCGGCGGAGAGCAACGAGATCGGCGAGGAAGCACGCCTGCGCTACCGCTACCTGGACCTGCGGCGCCCCGCGCCGGCCCACGCGATGCGGCTGCGCGCCAAGGTGAACCAGGCCGCCCGCCGGGTGCTGGACGCCCAGGGTTTCATCGAGATCGAGACCCCCACCCTGACCCACTCCACCCCCGAGGGCGCGCGTGACTTCCTGGTCCCCGCCCGGCTGGCGCCCGGCTCCTGGTACGCACTGCCGCAGTCCCCGCAGCTGTTCAAGCAGCTGCTCATGGTCGGCGGCATGGAGCGCTACTACCAGATCGCCCGCTGCTACCGCGATGAGGACTTCCGGGCCGACCGGCAGCCCGAGTTCACCCAGTTGGACGTCGAGGCCTCCTTCGTGGACCAGGACGACATCATCGCGCTCACCGAGTCGCTGCTGCGCGAGATCTGGGCCCTGATCGACGTGGACCTGTCCACCCCGATCCCGCGGATGACCTACGCCGACGCGATGGCACGCTACGGCAGCGACAAGCCGGACCTGCGCTTCGGCCTGGAACTGACCGAGCTCACCGCGTACTTCGCCGACACCCCCTTCCGGGTCTTCCAGGCGCCGTACGTGGGCGCCGTGGTGCAGCCGGGCGGCGCGGCCACCCCGCGCCGCGGGTTCGACGCCTGGCAGGAGTGGGCCAAGCAGCGCGGAGCGAAGGGACTCGCCTACGTGACCGTGGCCGAGGACGGCACCCTGGGCGGGCCGGTGGCCAAGAACCTCTCCGAGTCCGAGCGCGAGGGCCTGGCCGCCGCGGTGGGCGCGGAGCCGGGGGACGCGGTGTTCTTCGCCGCGGGCGCGGTGGCGGCCTCGCGCGCCCTGCTCGGCGCCGCACGCCTGGAGATCGGCAAGCGCGCGGGCCTGATCGACGAGGACGCCTGGTCCTTCGTGTGGGTCGTGGACGCGCCGCTGTTCAAGCCCACCGGGGAGGACGACGACGTCGCCGTGGGCGACGGCGCGTGGACGGCGGTGCACCATGCCTTCACCTCGCCCACCCCGGAGTGGATCGACACGTTCGAGTCCGACCCCGGCAACGCGTTGGCCTACGCCTACGACATCGTCTGCAACGGCAACGAGATCGGCGGCGGGTCGATCCGTATCCACCGCCGCGACGTGCAGGAGCGGGTCTTCGCCGTCATGGGCATCGGCGAGCAGGAGGCGCGGGAGAAGTTCGGGTGGCTGCTGGACGCCTTCGCCTTCGGCGCGCCGCCGCACGGCGGGATCGCCTTCGGCTGGGACCGCATCGTGGCCCTGCTGACCCGCTCGGCCTCGATCCGCGACGTGATCGCCTTCCCGAAGTCCGGCGGCGGGTTCGACCCGCTGACCGGCGCTCCCGCGCCCATCACGGCGCAGCAGCGCAAGGAGGCCGGCGTGGACGCGAGGCCGCCGCAGCAGGGTCACGGCGAGCCGACGCAGGACGACCAGCAGGTCGCGAGCGCCGGGGGCGCCGGGGCGTGA
- a CDS encoding pyridoxal phosphate-dependent aminotransferase: protein MSAPTPTPPRAPAPSLRSAMPPFEVMEMIERAARHPDPLVLCVGEPGGGAPASVRDAAREALTGTLGYTPAAGMPALLDAIAGHYRAWYDLEVDPGRVMVTTGASGGFMIAALCALEPGDAVALTVPGYPAYRNLLSALGAEVVEIRVGPHEQFRLTPAALERAHRIRPLRAVVLASPGNPTGTMLAAREVAALAAWCAEAGVILISDEIYHGLTYTGSRGACALTAGRPDHTVIVGSFSKYWGMTGWRLGWLVLPESFVPAARALGSNLQLAAPTLAQTAALGAFTPQAYAECDARVAETARAREIVLDWAPRLGWRSIAPPDGAFYLWAQVSGSGLTSREYCSRLLDHTGVALAPGGDFDTREGDDWVRLSFSPGSAVVAAACERIAAWSVTAHARG from the coding sequence ATGTCCGCACCGACCCCCACGCCCCCACGCGCGCCCGCGCCGTCGCTGCGCTCCGCGATGCCGCCGTTCGAGGTGATGGAGATGATCGAACGCGCAGCCCGGCACCCCGACCCGCTCGTGCTGTGCGTGGGGGAACCCGGTGGGGGTGCCCCCGCGTCCGTGCGGGACGCCGCACGGGAGGCGCTGACCGGAACGCTCGGATACACGCCCGCGGCCGGGATGCCGGCGCTCCTGGACGCGATCGCCGGCCACTACCGAGCCTGGTACGACCTGGAGGTGGATCCGGGGCGCGTGATGGTGACCACCGGAGCCTCGGGCGGGTTCATGATCGCCGCCCTGTGCGCACTGGAGCCGGGCGATGCCGTCGCGCTGACCGTCCCGGGCTACCCCGCCTACCGCAACCTGCTCTCGGCCCTGGGTGCCGAGGTCGTCGAGATCCGGGTGGGTCCCCACGAGCAGTTCCGCCTCACGCCGGCCGCGCTGGAGCGCGCGCACCGGATCCGTCCGCTGCGCGCCGTCGTGCTGGCCAGTCCTGGCAACCCGACCGGCACCATGCTGGCTGCCCGGGAGGTCGCGGCCCTGGCCGCGTGGTGCGCCGAGGCCGGGGTGATCCTGATCAGCGACGAGATCTACCACGGCCTCACCTATACCGGGAGCCGTGGCGCGTGCGCGTTGACGGCGGGTCGACCTGACCACACCGTGATCGTGGGCTCGTTCTCGAAGTACTGGGGGATGACCGGGTGGCGGTTGGGGTGGCTCGTGCTCCCGGAGTCCTTCGTGCCGGCCGCACGCGCGCTCGGCAGCAACCTGCAACTTGCGGCACCGACCCTCGCCCAGACCGCCGCGCTCGGGGCCTTCACGCCCCAGGCATACGCCGAGTGCGACGCCAGGGTGGCCGAGACGGCCCGGGCACGCGAGATCGTGCTGGACTGGGCCCCGCGCCTGGGATGGCGCTCGATCGCGCCGCCCGACGGGGCCTTCTACCTGTGGGCGCAGGTCTCGGGGAGCGGTCTCACCTCCCGCGAGTACTGTTCGCGGCTCCTGGACCACACCGGGGTGGCGCTGGCACCCGGTGGCGACTTCGATACGCGCGAGGGTGACGACTGGGTGCGTCTGTCCTTCTCCCCGGGCAGCGCCGTGGTGGCAGCGGCGTGCGAGCGGATCGCCGCCTGGTCGGTCACCGCGCACGCCCGCGGCTGA
- a CDS encoding replication-associated recombination protein A, whose product MDLFSAAALDEDGVPASRASAPLAVRMRPARLAEVVGQDHLLAPGSPLRRLVEPARPGATPPSSVVLWGPPGTGKTTIAYLVAHAGGRRFVELSAVTAGVKDVRAVVEDARRRLAGGGEETVLFVDEVHRFSKSQQDALLPSVENRWVTLIAATTENPSFSVISPLLSRSLLLTLRPLTEGDVAALVRRAVADERGLAGRLTLEQDALDHLLRLVGGDARKALTVLEAAAATALEQEADTIDVATVERAVDVAAVRYDKGGDQHYDVTSAFIKSMRGSDVDAALHYLARMLAAGEDPRFVARRIVIAASEEVGMADPSALATAVAAFQAVSFIGMPEARIVLAQAVVHIATAPKSNASYTAIDRALADVRAGNIPPVPMHLRDAHYAGAEGLGHGVGYTYAHDAEHGVAAQRYLPQDLADRRYYEPTGRGHEAQVAARLERIRAILDGVT is encoded by the coding sequence GTGGATCTCTTCTCGGCTGCCGCTCTGGACGAGGACGGCGTGCCCGCCTCGCGCGCGAGCGCCCCGCTGGCCGTGCGCATGCGTCCGGCGCGGTTGGCGGAGGTGGTCGGCCAGGACCACCTGCTCGCGCCGGGCTCTCCGCTGCGCCGTCTGGTGGAGCCGGCGCGCCCCGGGGCCACGCCACCCTCCTCCGTGGTGCTCTGGGGCCCTCCCGGCACCGGGAAGACCACCATCGCCTACCTGGTCGCGCATGCCGGGGGACGCCGCTTCGTGGAACTCTCGGCGGTGACCGCCGGGGTGAAGGACGTGCGCGCCGTCGTGGAGGACGCCCGACGCCGCCTCGCGGGTGGTGGCGAGGAGACCGTGCTGTTCGTCGACGAGGTGCACCGCTTCTCCAAGTCGCAACAGGACGCCCTGCTGCCCAGCGTGGAGAACCGGTGGGTGACCCTGATCGCCGCCACCACCGAGAACCCCTCGTTCTCCGTGATCTCCCCGCTGCTGTCACGCTCCCTGTTGTTGACGCTGCGCCCGCTCACGGAAGGCGACGTGGCCGCCCTGGTGCGCCGCGCCGTCGCAGACGAGCGCGGACTGGCCGGTCGGCTCACGCTCGAGCAGGACGCCCTGGACCATCTGCTACGGCTGGTGGGGGGCGATGCCCGCAAGGCCCTCACGGTGCTCGAGGCCGCGGCGGCCACCGCACTGGAGCAGGAGGCGGACACCATCGACGTGGCCACCGTGGAGCGCGCGGTGGACGTGGCGGCGGTGCGCTACGACAAGGGCGGCGATCAGCACTACGACGTCACGAGCGCCTTCATCAAGTCGATGCGCGGCAGCGACGTGGACGCCGCCCTGCACTACTTGGCCCGGATGCTCGCGGCGGGGGAGGACCCCCGGTTCGTGGCGCGCAGGATCGTGATCGCCGCCAGTGAGGAGGTCGGGATGGCCGATCCGAGCGCCCTGGCCACCGCCGTGGCGGCGTTCCAGGCGGTGAGCTTCATCGGGATGCCCGAGGCGCGGATCGTGCTCGCCCAGGCGGTGGTGCACATCGCGACCGCGCCGAAGTCGAATGCCTCCTACACGGCAATCGACCGCGCGCTGGCGGATGTCCGCGCCGGGAACATCCCCCCGGTGCCGATGCACCTGCGTGATGCGCACTATGCCGGTGCCGAGGGCCTGGGTCACGGGGTCGGCTACACCTACGCGCACGATGCGGAGCACGGGGTGGCAGCCCAGCGGTACCTGCCGCAGGACCTCGCGGATCGTCGCTACTACGAGCCGACCGGCAGGGGCCACGAGGCGCAGGTGGCGGCGCGCCTCGAGCGGATCCGCGCCATCCTGGATGGTGTAACCTAG